The stretch of DNA AAGCCGGGGGTAATGACACATATGCGAAAGTCATGCAAAGCCATATCCGGAATAAAATTGCTCCGGTCGGCATTTTTCAGAAGTTCTATAATATTCTGACCGACGGTTTGGTAATGCACCGGTTTAATCTGCAAAACATCCCTGGCCAGGCCGTCAACCACCGCCAGTTTCATCAGTTCGCTAAACTGCGGGTTGCGAAACATGTAGTCAAACACTTCCCTGGTACCCCGAACGGCTAAATCCCTGCCGATTAACAGGGTGTTCAGGTCGCCGATGGCCAGCCGGCGGGCCAATTTATTACCCTTGTCAATACGGGTTTCACCAACGGTATCCCCTTCCATGACCAGTATATCTGAATGTTCCTTGGCCATGCGGGCAAAGACCGGATAGTTTACGGATGCAACTAATTTCCCCTCACCCTGCTTTTCTATATAATCATAACCGGCCGTAAAGGGAATATAAAGGTCCTTTACATCAGCGGCATCCCAGCAGCCGCCTATAACCAGGCTGATGATTAATAAAAGCAGCACCCTGACAGGTCTAGGTATTGGCATAGTTTTTATCACCGTCCAGGCCGCGCCAACGGGCAATTATCAGCAGCAACAGGGGCACCCCCAGCATGTAGGCCATGCCCACAAAACTCACATAGGTGCTGTAATCCAGCACTTGCTCAAAGTTCCTGGGCAGCAAGCAAGCAAATAATATGAACGGATACATAATTAGCGTGGTAACAGCCGGCGCCTTTACACCCAGGATTTTTTCCAGGGAATAACGACCGGTAAACAGTAAATTGGCAGCCGGCCGAAAGGAAACAAACACCCAGAAAATAATAAAAAAGAATTCTCCCCGTTCCACCACCGGAGTTTGGTAGGTTTTAATCAAAACCATAAAACCAAACCTGATTAAGTTGCTGACATCCGGCCCAAAAACTCCCATCACTGTAACTACAATCATTAAATAAATCACAAAAACAATGCCTAAAGCTGTGATACCGGCCTTAATTATTTCATTTTTGCGCTGTACCAATGGGTAATACACCAGCAGTATTTCCAGTCCTAAAAAGGCGAACATCGTCTTATAAGCACCCTTTAAAATTTGCTCCCAACCCGCCTCACCTACAGGCTGGAAAAAAGTGATGTCAATTTGCGGCATAGCCCCCACTGCAAAGGCTATCAAAAGTAAAGATTCGTAGAACATTAACTCATTAACCCGTACCACCACCTGGGCGCTCTGGGAGGCCAGATATGCTGCCACAAAAATTATCAGCCCGCCCAACGCCCACACCGGCGTAAGCGGAAAAAAATAAATTTTCAGGATGTCCACAAATATCCTGATAACAATACCGGCAAAAACAAGGGTATAAAGGACAAATATCAAAGCCAGCAGTTTGCCCGGCCATTTGCCAATGATTTTTTCTGCATATTCGGCAAAGGTTAACCGGGGAAATCTGCTGCCGATTAAATTAATAGTGAACAACCCCAGCAAGGGTACCAAAGCGCCGATAATAAGCGAAATCCAGGCGTCCTGCCTGGCTTCCCGGGCCACAGTGGAAGTAAGGGTGAGAATACCCACCCCGATCAAGGCGCTGATTATGGTAAAAATCAACTGCTTACTGGTAATCAGGTTGTTTTCATTGCTCATGCCTATGCTCCTGCGGGCTGTCGCTTATCCTTTGCTTATCTGCCGTATTAAAGGTTACCGGGCGCTTTTTATGCTGCCAAATCCGGGAAACCACCAGAGTATCGCCCAGGTCTGCATACCGGGTGGGAGCCAGCGGGGCCAGGTAAGGCACCCCGAAACTTTCCAGGGAAACCAGGTGAATAATTAAGACCAGCCAGCCCACAGCGATACCCAGGGCGCCAAAAACAGCCGCCAAAAATATCAGGGGAAATTTAATCAGGCGGATTGCCAGGGCCATGCTGTAACTGGGAAAAACAAAGGAACTGATGGTGGCCAGGGATACCATGACAACAATTAAGGGGCTCACCAATTTGGCGGAGATTACCGCCTGACCGATTACAATACCGCCCACCACGCCGAGGGACTGGCCTACGGTGGAGGGCAGGCGCAGGGCAGCCTCACGCAGAATTTCTATCACCATTTCCATAAACATGGCTTCCACCAGCGGCGTAAAGGGCAACTCTTCCCTTTCTTTGGCCACCGCCAGCAGCAAGTCACTGGGCAGCAGTGAATGGTTATAGGTAATCAAGGCAATATAAATTGCCGTCAGAGTGGTGGTAATGACAAAGGCCAGGTACCTGACCAGCCTCGCCACCGAACCTACAATGGTGCGTTCATAATAATCTTCCGCACCCTGCATAAACTGGATAAACACCGCCGGCACCACCAGGGTGTAAGGTGTGCCGTCCACCAGGATAGCCACCCGTCCCTCCAGCATATTGGCCACCACTTTATCCGGCCGTTCGGTGCCATAGGTTTGCGGAAACAAACTATAAGGACGGTCTTCAAAATGTTTTTCCAGGTACCCCGAACCCAGCACCGCATCTATGTCAATTTGCGAGATGCGGCGGCGGACTTCCTGCACCAGCTTCGGATCCGCAACATCTGATAAATAGGTAATTACCACCTTGGTGCGGCTGCGCCGGCCCAGCAGGGCAGCTTCCATAATTAAATTCGGAGATTTAAGTTTACGCCGGATAATGGCCATATTCACCGCAATGTCTTCAATAAATCCTTCCCGGGAACCCCGCACGGTCCGTTCGGTGGGCGGTTCCTGGATGGCCCTTCGGGTGCCGCCTTTGGTGCCAATAAGCAAAGCACACCGGCAATCCGCCAGCAGCAAAACACTTTTACCCAGCAGCACTTCCGCCAGGATATCAGATATTGCGCAAGCAACAGCGGCTGTCTGGGCTGATAAAACTTTCTCGGCAATATACTGCAAAGCGGCTGTGCCCGGCCGGGGTATTTCTGTTGCTTGCTGCAGCTTGGCTAAAACTTCCTTTTGAATGACATCTGTATCAACAATACCCTCAATATAAATCAATACCGCCGGTGTGCCGGCAACTAAAACTTTACGCCGGACAATATCAACACTGCCGCCCAGTCCCTGAAAAACCGTATCTTCATCTTCGGCCAAGCGGCCGCTTAGGGTATCGCCCCGGTCAGCCCGGTTAATAATTTTAGCCTGTTGGGTTTTTTTGGGTTTCTTCCATTTACCAAAAACATTTTTTAATGACATTTTCCCACCTGCCTCAAATTATCTTTCCATAAGTGACAAATGTTTATGCAGCAAGCGCATAATATGCCAATTATGCCATACTTTTTTATAGACAACCGGGGTGCCTTTTGTTATAATCAATACGGAATCAGATATAGTCCTCAACGTGTTGTACCAAATTTTGGTACAAGGATTTTAAGCTAACGGGGGGGGTAGCTTTTTTTAAGGCTACCCCTCTTTCTTTTTGCCTGTTAACAGGAGGTGAATAAGTTTGTAA from Desulforamulus hydrothermalis Lam5 = DSM 18033 encodes:
- a CDS encoding GerAB/ArcD/ProY family transporter; the protein is MSNENNLITSKQLIFTIISALIGVGILTLTSTVAREARQDAWISLIIGALVPLLGLFTINLIGSRFPRLTFAEYAEKIIGKWPGKLLALIFVLYTLVFAGIVIRIFVDILKIYFFPLTPVWALGGLIIFVAAYLASQSAQVVVRVNELMFYESLLLIAFAVGAMPQIDITFFQPVGEAGWEQILKGAYKTMFAFLGLEILLVYYPLVQRKNEIIKAGITALGIVFVIYLMIVVTVMGVFGPDVSNLIRFGFMVLIKTYQTPVVERGEFFFIIFWVFVSFRPAANLLFTGRYSLEKILGVKAPAVTTLIMYPFILFACLLPRNFEQVLDYSTYVSFVGMAYMLGVPLLLLIIARWRGLDGDKNYANT
- a CDS encoding spore germination protein, with the translated sequence MSLKNVFGKWKKPKKTQQAKIINRADRGDTLSGRLAEDEDTVFQGLGGSVDIVRRKVLVAGTPAVLIYIEGIVDTDVIQKEVLAKLQQATEIPRPGTAALQYIAEKVLSAQTAAVACAISDILAEVLLGKSVLLLADCRCALLIGTKGGTRRAIQEPPTERTVRGSREGFIEDIAVNMAIIRRKLKSPNLIMEAALLGRRSRTKVVITYLSDVADPKLVQEVRRRISQIDIDAVLGSGYLEKHFEDRPYSLFPQTYGTERPDKVVANMLEGRVAILVDGTPYTLVVPAVFIQFMQGAEDYYERTIVGSVARLVRYLAFVITTTLTAIYIALITYNHSLLPSDLLLAVAKEREELPFTPLVEAMFMEMVIEILREAALRLPSTVGQSLGVVGGIVIGQAVISAKLVSPLIVVMVSLATISSFVFPSYSMALAIRLIKFPLIFLAAVFGALGIAVGWLVLIIHLVSLESFGVPYLAPLAPTRYADLGDTLVVSRIWQHKKRPVTFNTADKQRISDSPQEHRHEQ